Sequence from the Candidatus Aminicenantes bacterium genome:
GCCAAGGATATATTCAGCTGTTTCGGCGATCCAGCGCTCAAAAAGGCAATCGCCGCTCATCAGGGGCGCAAAACGATTCTGATCGCCGGTTGCGAGACCCATATCTGCATCATGCAGACGGTGATCGATGCCCTTACCCTCGGCTACAACGTTCACGTGGCGGCCGACGGCGTGAGCTCCAGAAAAGAAATCGACTGGAAGGTGGGACTGGAGCGAATGGCCGGGTGCGGGGCCGTTGTGGCCACGTCGGAAATGATCGCCTATGAACTGCTGAAAAGGTCCGATACCGCGAACTTCAAGGCGCTGCTTCCCTCGTTCAAAGAGTGGGTGAATCGCAGCGAGGATTGAAATTGAAAAAAACCAAGGCAGGGGATGAGCTGAAGGCCGGCCGGATGCCGAGCTGGGGAAAGTGCGACCCGGACCAGTTCCGGGCCTGGATACAGGAAAACAAGTCGTTGCTGAAGGAGGACAAGAGAACAACGATGCGGCAAGCCGTATCCCGGTTCGTGGCCGACGGCTCCTATGTCAAGCTCGGCGGATTCGGGCAGGTGCGAACCTCGATGTCGGCCATTTATGAGCTGGTCAGGCAAAAGAAAAAAAATCTCATTTTGGCCGGACACACGACCAGCCACGACATGGATGTTCTCCTGTCCGGCGGCTGCGTCGCCAAGATCGAGGTGGCCTATTCCTTCGGGCATGAATTCCGGCCGCTGCGCAGCGCGACCGGGCCGCGCCTGATCAAGGAGGGAAAACTGGAGGTCAGCGAGTGGAGCAACGCCAGTTTCGCCTGGCGCCTGAAGGCGGCCGCCATGGGGTTGTCGTTCATTCC
This genomic interval carries:
- a CDS encoding isochorismatase family protein, which gives rise to MEKSNNLKLLLPEDCLLLIIDLQEKFLPFLKHSRRVLQSAKLLIDVARELHIPMLVSEHNPKRIGPTVQELGTKLKDVPVFAKDIFSCFGDPALKKAIAAHQGRKTILIAGCETHICIMQTVIDALTLGYNVHVAADGVSSRKEIDWKVGLERMAGCGAVVATSEMIAYELLKRSDTANFKALLPSFKEWVNRSED